One Triticum dicoccoides isolate Atlit2015 ecotype Zavitan chromosome 5B, WEW_v2.0, whole genome shotgun sequence genomic window carries:
- the LOC119310149 gene encoding pentatricopeptide repeat-containing protein At3g13880-like, whose protein sequence is MLLPHRRPSHRLLRQQPSPPPPPSQTPPPPRRRVPPAEAPPPPRRRAPPLDPSAYAGLLRAASRARSLPLARLTHSHMLRAGFHPGLFLRNNLLAACCRGGDMRHARFLFDGMPRRDAVSWNTLIAGYSSQGGSSARLARTAFRDARGGGVRADRFTYAAVLAACGRAGDWRHGRAAHGLAVVSGLAQDVFLTNSVIDMYAKCGMIDDVRLVFDRAEERDEASWNLLLSAYVCMGWPEVAVHVLVWMHRSGVKLDSFALGGILKACSELQGSEDVRRMLHGCVVKVGLDLDMFVGSAMVDMYAKNGGLEEAIKVFDCIPNQNAVVYGAMIAGFARLGNDPCPEIRIEAVRLFSDLLRMGVKLSRFTFKSVLEVCNLTNAVHCGRLIHAHVIFNGFQDDEFIANALINLYSQARSVSDSLRCFQMTPRQDVVTWTSMITAFVHDENFEKALGLFLEFLSVGKEPDQFTLSSVMNACAALSLPATCKQIHCYTVKSGLAQFTVCGNSQISMYRNIGDVEASKKTFELITCLDIFSWSAMILSYAVHGHEGEALVLLEKMKDCGVVINDNALLAVLIACSQQGLAEEGFRHYESMLSDYGCSPNTKHKACVVDLLGRVGKISEAEDFIMGSGSENDPILWHALLRACRIHGDKERGIKTGEKLMELEPFAVTSYVVLYNLYMGAGKISLAMKTRGLMRERGMSKEAGISWAEFGGSIHHFTDGNNSCPHNNVVHARLEELLVSVKQKTERGGTDIWELGFQSRKDGETSLARHGKLLAVALGLSSLPSAAPVTIMKNQRISWESHETLKLLSARENRGIIVRDPTHFHRFDQGSCSCRDYW, encoded by the exons ATGCTGCTCCCGCACCGGAGACCCAGCCACCGTCTTCTCCGGCAGCAGCCGTCCCCGCCCCCGCCCCCATCCcaaacgccgccgccgccccgtcgccgcgtCCCTCCTGCGGAGGCTCCGCCACCACCTCGCCGCCGGGCCCCTCCCCTGGACCCGTCGGCCTACGCGGGCCTCCTCCGGGCCGCGTCGAGGGCGCGGTCGCTGCCGTTGGCCAGGCTGACCCACTCCCACATGCTCCGCGCCGGCTTCCATCCGGGCCTCTTCCTCCGCAACAACCTCCTCGCCGCCTGCTGCCGCGGCGGCGACATGCGGCACGCCCGCTTCCTGTTCGACGGAATGCCGCGCCGGGACGCCGTGTCCTGGAACACCCTCATCGCGGGCTACTCCAGCCAGGGCGGGTCCTCCGCGCGCCTCGCGCGCACCGCCTTCCGGGacgcgcggggcggcggcgtccgggCGGACAGGTTCACCTACGCCGCGGTCCTGGCGGCGTGCGGCAGGGCTGGGGACTGGAGGCACGGCCGGGCGGCGCACGGGCTGGCCGTGGTGAGTGGGCTTGCGCAGGACGTGTTCCTGACCAACTCCGTCATTGACATGTATGCCAAGTGCGGGATGATTGATGACGTGAGGCTGGTGTTCGACCGGGCTGAGGAGCGGGACGAGGCGTCTTGGAACCTGCTGCTGTCAGCGTACGTGTGCATGGGGTGGCCGGAGGTGGCCGTGCACGTGCTCGTCTGGATGCACCGGTCAGGGGTGAAGCTGGATAGCTTTGCCTTGGGTGGGATCCTCAAGGCTTGCTCCGAGCTCCAGGGCTCCGAGGATGTCCGGAGGATGCTGCATGGCTGCGTGGTTAAGGTTGGTTTGGACTTGGATATGTTCGTCGGGAGTGCCATGGTGGACATGTATGCCAAGAACGGTGGACTTGAGGAGGCGATCAAGGTGTTTGACTGCATCCCGAATCAGAATGCAGTGGTTTACGGTGCCATGATCGCGGGCTTCGCTCGCTTAGGTAATGACCCTTGCCCTGAGATTAGAATCGAAGCTGTCAGGCTTTTCTCAGACTTGCTCCGGATGGGTGTAAAACTGTCCAGGTTTACTTTCAAGAGTGTGCTCGAAGTCTGCAATTTGACCAATGCGGTGCACTGTGGGAGGCTGATACACGCTCATGTTATATTCAATGGGTTTCAGGACGATGAGTTCATAGCAAATGCGCTGATCAACTTGTACTCCCAAGCACGGTCAGTAAGTGACAGTCTGAGATGCTTCCAGATGACTCCCAGGCAAGATGTCGTCACATGGACATCCATGATTACAGCATTCGTGCATGATGAGAATTttgagaaggcactaggcctgttcCTAGAGTTTCTTTCTGTTGGAAAAGAGCCAGACCAGTTCACCTTATCGAGTGTGATGAATGCTTGTGCTGCTCTGAGTCTACCAGCAACCTGTAAGCAGATACACTGTTATACGGTCAAATCTGGACTCGCTCAGTTCACTGTGTGcggcaattctcagatttctatgtaTAGGAATATAGGTGATGTTGAGGCTTCAAAGAAGACATTCGAGCTGATTACATGTCTGGATATATTCTCATGGTCTGCAATGATTTTGAGCTACGCAGTCCATGGCCATGAAGGCGAGGCTCTAGTGCTCCTGGAGAAGATGAAGGATTGTGGTGTCGTGATAAATGATAATGCTTTGCTTGCCGTTCTCATTGCTTGCAGCCAGCAGGGGCTGGCAGAGGAAGGTTTCAG GCACTATGAGAGCATGCTATCAGATTATGGCTGTTCCCCAAATACGAAGCACAAAGCTTGCGTAGTTGACCTCCTTGGCCGTGTTGGTAAGATATCTGAGGCTGAAGATTTCATAATGGGGTCTGGATCAGAAAATGACCCAATACTTTGGCATGCACTGTTGCGTGCATGCAGAATCCATGGGGACAAAGAGAGGGGTATAAAAACCGGAGAGAAATTAATGGAACTCGAGCCCTTCGCTGTTACTTCATATGTGGTGCTGTACAACCTCTACATGGGTGCCGGCAAAATCTCATTGGCTATGAAGACGAGAGGCCTGATGAGAGAGCGAGGCATGAGTAAGGAAGCCGGGATTAGTTGGGCCGAGTTTGGGGGATCCATCCATCATTTTACTGATGGAAATAACTCCTGCCCACACAATAATGTAGTTCATGCCAGATTAGAAGAATTGCTGGTCAGTGTGAAACAGAAGACTGAGCGTGGTGGAACGGACATTTGGGAATTAGGATTCCAGAGCAGAAAGGATGGCGAGACCTCACTCGCCAGACATGGTAAACTGCTGGCGGTGGCTCTTGGGCTGTCCAGTTTGCCATCTGCTGCTCCTGTAACAATTATGAAGAACCAGAGGATATCCTGGGAAAGCCATGAAACACTGAAGTTGCTATCAGCAAGGGAAAACAGGGGAATAATTGTCAGAGATCCGACTCATTTTCATCGTTTTGATCAAGGTTCGTGCTCTTGCAGAGACTACTGGTAG